The Arabidopsis thaliana chromosome 5, partial sequence genomic interval tatatttatatatctatatatacatttttgcaaccattttgtgaaataaatcaaGTAGTTcggacttatttacaatggctaccactggattttaatatttgtttttgataattaaaaaaaaaatattcgaaataaatatttgacatttaacaatcttccctaaatctctccacattagttactaaaataaaacttccaaaatatttactatcatttaattacttcaaaattatcatttttgatattgcttttctccatgactataacaattcgattataatcatcaaaccgcagaaatatttgatagcatgtaattactacaaaattacaaaatatttagacaataattcataaacatatcataaataagatcaatattaataaaataaatagttttttacgggacgggttggCGGGACAGGTTTGGCAGgatgttacttaataacaattgtaaactataaaataaaaatattttatagatagatacaatttgcaaacttttatgtatactaactttaaaaaataaattgtttccgcggtgtaccgcgggttaaaatctagttgtcACATAAGAAAGTAGCAATGCATATAATCAAACCTTACAAAAAATTAGCAATGCatagatatttgttttggattcaagCTATACATATACCCAAAACTAGGATgcttcaaaactcaaaaatggATCAAAATGATTCTTTAGATTAAGTCGAATCTTATCTAAGATATATTGAACTTGTGATTGtagttttgttattgtttagGTTTTGGTAATTGGTACactatacttttaaaaaagaaaattatgaaatatatatatttttgtctgatttgattttgttaagtACCAAACGAATATGAAAATTGATtcatatacacacaaaaaaaaaaaaagttggtatTGTCTTTAAAATTCAACCAAATGGACGATGTACCTTGTTTGTCTCGTCTCTGACCTTCTTGCGGGGAATCATTTAGtcttgaaaattcaaaaaaaaaaagtgggtccaaaaaataacattatcaAATTAACTGATTGGCATCACTAATCCCACATTTAAGTTTATATTCgtgatatatacaaaagataaacataTTGTATAGAGTACGTAAAGATTATCAAGATTTTCGGATCCATTAGATGATAGTGAAGATGAGTAAGAATCCATACATATAGAATTGActtgatggtgatgatgatggtaatGGATACAAGGATTCATAGCTATCcatgttataaaaaataaaacaaaaattaaagaagagtattgattaattagtttggtttttcttgAAAGCTACAATTTGGCTAACTTCCGAAAccttttgattaataaaatatatatagggAGATAGAAGACACAAAGTGTGTACAAAACgctaatttgtttttacaacaaaataaagtaaactttaatttacttgtttatttacatataacaaacaaattgtgTGTTACACACACTTTACGTCAATGATCTTTATTTTGGCCAAgtgaacaaattaaaattggtCTTCATGATCTAATTTTCATGTAAATGTCCACAAAGAGATTTTATTGGTAATTTGTtaataaagaaaccaaatacTAATCTTACCATGCATTCACATGTTACCACTCACATGTCACCATTGTGCATGCATTTAATTGGACCGTTAATTTATCTTTAAGTATTCTAATATTTTCGTATTTAGTTAGGTTCTTACGTGAGACCATGACCCAAGGCACAAGCCACACcttttggagaaagaagaaacaaacagccaaataagtttttttaaaaccaataatacaaaattgacTCTTCTTTTGTACTACTTCTcatattttcaacaaacaaagatgGGCTCATTAAACAGTaaccaaaaaatgataaataatgaATTGATAGGCTCAACATCCAAAAGTAAACTTCATATGGTGTGGtgctttaaataaataaataaaaattcacaaTTAGTTTCATTAATCCATAAAGAAATTTGACTTAGACCAAATCATGTATTGGCTCAAGAGATGCCATTCCCTTACATCAATGTTTTTGCCTACCTGTCTAGCTCTTGCCACCACATTTCTACTTCTACACCTtttgtctatatatacacaccaagaaaaaagaagagaatatatatacatatctatAGTGTGTGTATGGTCCATTCTcatcttattatcttatttgtGTAACAGTCTAATATTCTAACATCTACCATTCCTTCTTactataattttcaaaataaataagtataGTTTTCGCTGCAAAATAAATGTCATTTTTACCACATGATACACTTTTATGTTTGTTAAAGATCTATGATATACACgtatgtatatgtttatatatatcctTCGTTTTGAAGAAGACGGAAACGACTTTTTTGGTTGAGAATGTGAAAAATTGGATAGTGTGAAGCATTATTATTGTTACTCATGAGGAAACGTGAAGGTGGCCTAAAGggataatttttaaaaccctaattaatgAAAATCAATGATGTCCAATTGTGTATTTTGCATCTAATCAAATCTACCCCTTTGAATATTGACTCTtccacttttttatttatttcttaatttttatttaatattatatagtttccatctttctatttttaagtAAGTCACCATTTTTTCATCATGGCCAACACACAAATCCAACTAAGGCTAAAAATGCacctatatatacatgtacaagataaacattaaacataaaGTCTTTTAAGTAACTAATAACATATCTTAACATCATGTATAACTTGTTGTTTTACATTCACCAAGTTATTACTCCCACCCTAGACATACACCCATTGTTTAAAGATGCCTTGTCACATGCACCACCCATAAAGAcacaaaaatttcttttaaaaagaaaattgacaCCATGTAAGTTTCGCTGAAACGTTCGACTACGAACATGTCTCATGGTAAAGATTAAAGAATGTCCGGAAAGTTCACCGtctttgtatattttgttatatatttgttatatatgtatagtaaaaaaagaatatgaaggAAGTATGAAAAATGAGATTGTTGGGTGAGGACTAAGAGAGAAAGTGAGGCTAACATGTTTTAGGAAGAGAAGAATTGAATGTTCAAGAAGTTTTGCCCAAGAATTCACAATTTGGTGTGGTGGGCTCCTTTAAAGggcaaagaacaaaagtgtGTTATGTCTCCATTactattttcaataatatttagTCTTTTAACAATCACTactatttctctgttttggtcCAATACtccaatcatatataaaaatagtcCGAACAGTCGATCATCGTTATACATTAATTCATAATAGAAATTGATTTTGCATTAaccattttgttatatcagcATCACAAGTTTtatatggatatatataaaaaaatgtctatGGCAGAATtaagtttgaaaacaaaatttctcctatcatcatatatatatgtttcttccTCGCCTAATgttcaaaactaattaaactTTGGAACTTATTAGGTTAAGCCAAGAGCAACGACCCACCtaatatctatataatatattacatgCTCATAACTTAGCTGGttaatttgataaaacttGTTGATTATCTTTGTTTAGTTGTTAGATTTCTGTTCCATCATGATACTTTACTAAACCGAATAAATATTTCTCCATCTATTATTATATACACAGTTCGCGCGCAAATGTATATCATGTCTTTATCATGGAAAAAGTCAGTTACCTGCAATAACATAATTTCTAAAATTCAATCAGATGTAACAGTCAATTTAATTTGAATCTACCTAATTTATTATCGTGAATAAATATGAAGTGTATTGggtataaaatttttaaaatattgacaaGAAAATTTCAAGAATAGTAGGAGGAGCAGTGAATAATAAATTTACACGAACGTTCTACTCTTTTCGGAGAattacatcattttttttcttatagtgGATTAAACAAATCTTAACATAgtaatttttgaaatagatcacctaaaccaaagaaaagaagaatagtAAAAAGGAGACGGTGCCGTTCGATAGCATCAATCAAAGCAGCAATGAGGAAACACGACAGAGAGTCTTCTCGtgagaaaaagtaagaaaacaccaaaaaagattgagaagataagtttttagtgttttggaaaaaaattactaatttaaaaaaaattgatttggtATATGCATGCATAAGTGATTAAGGACTATAtgattatattaatttaagaggaaccaaaaaaaaaacatgccGAAATTAAATACCTTTTAAATTTCAATGATGTGTACTCTACAAGATATCTCATATGAATCACCGAATATGTAGATTTTATacgaaaataacaaaatattagttacgcatataacatatttatattcaatagAACTATAAGTATTTTCGTTAAAGCttcaaaaatttatagagAAATTACCTAgcaaattttatattacttatatttatataatatatatatatatatacggaTATTTTTCTATTGATATTGAATTAGGTTTTcactgaaaaataaaattttctattttccaactcaaacacatatatagcatatatataaattgaatAGATACATTGCAACTAGTTACCTTCctcattttcataaattagtaaaacaaaatacaagAAACTGCTAAGATTGACGAATCAATACGCGTAtcaaaaaaaacgaaatatacGTTTccattaaaaaagaagaaaggtaaaaataaataaatgtagaTGCGATTCAAATATTCAAACATAGAGTTATGTAATAAATGAGAATCATGCTTACTATGTGCATATAATAGAGAGACTTATTAAAAGCCCTTCCCTTAAAAACTTCCCAATTCcattcctcttcctcttccttctccttcttcttcttcttcaccatttatttctcatcatcatacttataaaaagtaaatcaGAATCCCGAAGCAAACTTTCAAtcttccatcatcatcatcatgtccgatacacatacatacatacatatctTTCGTGTGATTTATACTTATTAAAGAGAGATTCTCTcattaagaagaagcttccttctttcttttctttttcttctctctgttcaTGGCGGTTCAAGCTCATCACCATCCTTctactctcttcttcctcaacaaCGGACAAGAAGGGAATGATCAGCCGCATAAATCTCAGTTTCATTCAATCAACGCCggtttgttttctaaattctCGTTTTTGTTGAGAAATCAATCGGTTTATTAATATCTAACCGGTGAATCGGTTTATCTTTTTGGGCGGGTAAAAAAAACAGGGGTTGATACAAGAAAGCGAGCGAGAGAAGTTTCTTCGGTGATTGATTTAGATATCACGGCGGCTCCGATGAACCCTCCGCCGCAAACTCCACCGCAAGTTATAGGACGTCGACAAAATCCGAATGTTGTATCAACCGGTCTACGTTTGTCTCGTGAACAGTCGCAGAATCAAGAACAAcggtttttgtcttttccgATAACCGGAGATGTCGCCGGAGAAATCAAAAGCCAAACGGACGAATTAAATAGATTTCTTCAAATCCAGGtaactattttcatttttttcattttgttaaaagttttatttattgaaaatgatctacacagaaaaacaagttttaaatTCACTGGAAAAAAAACTCGTATAAGATTCATAAATGGTATAGTGACaagtttttagaaattttttgtGATAATTTGGTtagtcaaaacataaaatgtagtattaatttcaaaataagattaaaaccattatatttttttgtcgaattaatttttgttttttgctgaAGGGAGAGCAGCTTAAGCGCATGTTAGCTGAAAACAGTGAGAGGAACTATCGTGAGCTTCTGAGAACAACGGAAGAATCAGTAAGGCGGAgattaagagagaaagaagcgGAGATCGAGAAAGCCACACGTCGTCATGTCGAGCTAGAAGCACGTGCGACTCAGATCGAAACAGAGGCACGTGCTTGGCAAATGAGAGCAGCTGCTAGAGAAGCCGAAGCGACGTCGTTACAAGCTCAATTACACCAAGCCGTAGTAGTAGCTCACGGTGGCGGAGTTATTACGACGGTGGAGCCACAATCGGGAAGCGTAGACGGTGTGGATGAAGCTGAAGACGCCGAATCGGCTTATGTGGATCCCGACCGGGTCGAAATGATTGGACCGGGATGTAGGATTTGCCGGCGGCGATCGGCGACGGTGTTGGCTTTGCCGTGTCGTCATTTGGTTATGTGTACAGAATGCGACGGCTCCGTGAGAATTTGTCCGCTTTGCCTTAGCACGAAGAATTCAAGCGTGGAGGTTTTCTATTCTTGATGGGCCATTCTATAATGGGCTTATCAGGCCCAATCAAATggaatttaataataataataaaaatataaattaaatttatcatttatataaactatatatgtagTATACTGTTGAGCTCATTATTGAATAGCTTGAGAGGTTTGATGTACATAGCCACCACATGCAgtgagcttcttctttttttggtctttaGGAATTCTTTTGATTTCGTAATAAATCAACCttgattgtttaatttttaattactttacaTATATAGCATTTGATACgatatgatttatttatgatGTTTTAGTAGAGGATGAGACAtgatttagtattattttcaaatgttttgtattgttataatatttgtattctaattaagaatattctagggtttttgtgtttttaaatatctatttgtATAAAGCATGTTcattatttcttgtttttggttgagCTCAATGTATTTTTATGGAATTTTAAACTAAGCGAACAATTATCttaattttggatattttttcataatcaAGAGATCCTCGAACCGGTCTAAACCGGGCTCgttcgattttgttttgtaagagataattacaattaaattagattttatgtCACCAATATAATACTTTCTTATGGAGTTGTGTCTCCTATGTGGTTATGTCACCACTGGAGCTCGAATTGGTGCCTACTCTGAGGAATTCTTTCACCCTGACAAAGTAAtctaaattactttttttttttctcattcaggctaaacatttatttaatatatagagaaaaaaggagaatCTAATAGGTTTATATAAACCATATGAgaataaatgataaataattctttttaaaaacaatagttTCTGAATTCCTTTCTCCAAAGCCACTGAGTATATTCTCTTTTAGTCCCTTTCATGATatgtaaaattcaatttgaaagaaaaaggaataaaTATTGTGAGAAACTCGTGAGTTCCACATAGTTGTCATAAGCCAAATTAGCCATGCACGACCTACTTCGAGTCTATACGCTCATTTCATGCCTTTTTTCAAACTAATAATAGTCCATCCATGCCAATTCCACCTTCAATTATCTGAAAGTGTTATATAGGTTGCTCGTATTGTTTTCTAGAtaagttttcatattttctgcGATATATATCTAACCTATGCAATCacaattgaacaaaaaagaaaaaaaaaaagaaaaaaaaaaagacaatagCAAGtagattttgtcttttttaagaatattaaattgataaaCCTGCGTgaccaaaattataaattgataaaCATGCTTGTAAATTTAGATAGACATAGACTTTAATGAATTCACAAGTAGATTTTGTTCACATTTTAAAATGGCAAAACAAATGGGCCATTAAGTCAGTAAACATGAGACTGCTTTTGTCTTAAATCAAGGAAAGTGGAAAACCAACTCATACCTacagaaataaaatcaaagatgaTTATATATTCCATTTCATGTCTCTCTAGTCTATACCCAAAGTACTCAATGCTATTTCattaaattagtttatatatgaGTACAAATATAAGCTCCATGTTGTGATATAGaacactatatataaattagagGGTCCATGAGATAGACAATGATGCAAAGACATGGAGGAACAGTTTGTGaggtttgtatatatatagatgatggCTATAAGTTGCTAAATGAGAACTGAAATACAAATAActtgaaaacttgaaattctggtttgataaaagaaatgaagcaTTTCTCACGAATGAAGTTGATGATATCATCATAGCAGCCCCTAAAATCGTTGTAGTAAATGAGGCCGTAAAGCCCAACAAACGAGAGAGAAATGACGAAAGTATTTCAAATTAGCAACAACTCATAAAGCCCATAACATTTTGGGTTAGGAGCAACAgttttttaataacataagTTATTGCAATTTACTAATCTACATTAGCAACAGCCCATAAAGTTGTGAAATTTGAGGGAAAGTTGAGTGGTTTGATCATGTGCTTTGCTTACAGTCCCTATATCACATAAATTAGTGAAGGCTGTTG includes:
- a CDS encoding SBP (S-ribonuclease binding protein) family protein (SBP (S-ribonuclease binding protein) family protein; FUNCTIONS IN: zinc ion binding; EXPRESSED IN: 22 plant structures; EXPRESSED DURING: 13 growth stages; CONTAINS InterPro DOMAIN/s: Zinc finger, RING-type (InterPro:IPR001841), S-ribonuclease binding protein, SBP1, pollen (InterPro:IPR017066); BEST Arabidopsis thaliana protein match is: SBP (S-ribonuclease binding protein) family protein (TAIR:AT4G17680.1); Has 1807 Blast hits to 1807 proteins in 277 species: Archae - 0; Bacteria - 0; Metazoa - 736; Fungi - 347; Plants - 385; Viruses - 0; Other Eukaryotes - 339 (source: NCBI BLink).), with the translated sequence MAVQAHHHPSTLFFLNNGQEGNDQPHKSQFHSINAGVDTRKRAREVSSVIDLDITAAPMNPPPQTPPQVIGRRQNPNVVSTGLRLSREQSQNQEQRFLSFPITGDVAGEIKSQTDELNRFLQIQGEQLKRMLAENSERNYRELLRTTEESVRRRLREKEAEIEKATRRHVELEARATQIETEARAWQMRAAAREAEATSLQAQLHQAVVVAHGGGVITTVEPQSGSVDGVDEAEDAESAYVDPDRVEMIGPGCRICRRRSATVLALPCRHLVMCTECDGSVRICPLCLSTKNSSVEVFYS